The Sesamum indicum cultivar Zhongzhi No. 13 linkage group LG2, S_indicum_v1.0, whole genome shotgun sequence genome contains a region encoding:
- the LOC105156356 gene encoding uncharacterized protein LOC105156356 isoform X2, producing the protein MSEQEILFSTTSVAPNFSGCEPYVVLPENFDTFSNILSILSDDGELRTHPPTTTTTSTSNKVDVPTVQTGESSFSHKETIIINESSHHHPKIQGRIEDEGSKKRRVKKRCSKHHASSERKRRDRLKEKLSTLKELLLDTKSKFDQAALLDEAASRIRSLHSQLQALSSSMGRMHMPIAGYQGLSRTSESGFVGHGIGIEPGMRFQVPYIPFQLHQMAAPFATCVVPSLLIPRLDSTLISNPISGEPTTYQTLLSSTFLNPHPGITQHGVWEPSTNGTLLRPTLGSLTDNGAGRGLGGAGTLFSGGVSKFPGCPATMPLSGTNLSPTYG; encoded by the exons ATGAGTGAGCaagaaatattattcagtACAACTTCTGTCGCCCCAAATTTTAGTGGTTGTGAGCCATATGTTGTCTTACCTGAGAACTTTGATACGTTTTCCAATATTCTCAGCATACTATCTGACGATGGTGAGCTTCGAACTCATCCGCCCACCACCACAACCACGTCCACGTCTAATAAGGTTGACGTGCCGACGGTCCAAACGGGAGAATCATCCTTTAGTCATAAAGagactattattattaatgaatcTAGTCATCATCATCCCAAAATTCAAG GACGAATTGAGGATGAAGGATCAAAGAAGAGACGGGTTAAGAAAAGATGTTCTAAACATCATGCATCGTCCGAGAGG AAGCGCAGGGATCGcctcaaagaaaaattaagcACACTCAAAGAATTGCTGCTTGACACTAAGTCTAAG TTTGATCAAGCTGCTCTTCTGGACGAGGCCGCTTCACGTATCAGATCTCTACATTCTCAGTTACAG GCGTTATCGTCGTCCATGGGAAGGATGCATATGCCGATTGCTGGATACCAAGGCCTTTCGAGAACAAGTGAATCTGGTTTTGTGGGGCACGGTATTGGCATTGAGCCTGGAATGCGATTCCAGGTCCCGTATATACCCTTTCAGTTGCATCAGATGGCTGCACCATTTGCAACCTGTGTTGTTCCTTCCCTGCTGATTCCTAGGCTTGATTCCACATTGATCAGTAATCCGATTTCAGGAGAGCCTACCACCTACCAAACACTACTTTCATCAACTTTCCTGAATCCCCATCCAGGGATAACTCAG CACGGGGTTTGGGAGCCGAGCACAAATGGAACACTTCTGAGGCCGACGTTGGGAAGCCTGACAGATAACGGTGCTGGTCGTGGACTAGGAGGGGCAGGCACACTGTTCTCCGGTGGAGTCTCCAAGTTTCCAGGCTGCCCAGCGACGATGCCGTTATCAGGAACAAATTTGTCTCCCACATATGGATGA
- the LOC105156356 gene encoding uncharacterized protein LOC105156356 isoform X1 — MSEQEILFSTTSVAPNFSGCEPYVVLPENFDTFSNILSILSDDGELRTHPPTTTTTSTSNKVDVPTVQTGESSFSHKETIIINESSHHHPKIQEGRIEDEGSKKRRVKKRCSKHHASSERKRRDRLKEKLSTLKELLLDTKSKFDQAALLDEAASRIRSLHSQLQALSSSMGRMHMPIAGYQGLSRTSESGFVGHGIGIEPGMRFQVPYIPFQLHQMAAPFATCVVPSLLIPRLDSTLISNPISGEPTTYQTLLSSTFLNPHPGITQHGVWEPSTNGTLLRPTLGSLTDNGAGRGLGGAGTLFSGGVSKFPGCPATMPLSGTNLSPTYG, encoded by the exons ATGAGTGAGCaagaaatattattcagtACAACTTCTGTCGCCCCAAATTTTAGTGGTTGTGAGCCATATGTTGTCTTACCTGAGAACTTTGATACGTTTTCCAATATTCTCAGCATACTATCTGACGATGGTGAGCTTCGAACTCATCCGCCCACCACCACAACCACGTCCACGTCTAATAAGGTTGACGTGCCGACGGTCCAAACGGGAGAATCATCCTTTAGTCATAAAGagactattattattaatgaatcTAGTCATCATCATCCCAAAATTCAAG aagGACGAATTGAGGATGAAGGATCAAAGAAGAGACGGGTTAAGAAAAGATGTTCTAAACATCATGCATCGTCCGAGAGG AAGCGCAGGGATCGcctcaaagaaaaattaagcACACTCAAAGAATTGCTGCTTGACACTAAGTCTAAG TTTGATCAAGCTGCTCTTCTGGACGAGGCCGCTTCACGTATCAGATCTCTACATTCTCAGTTACAG GCGTTATCGTCGTCCATGGGAAGGATGCATATGCCGATTGCTGGATACCAAGGCCTTTCGAGAACAAGTGAATCTGGTTTTGTGGGGCACGGTATTGGCATTGAGCCTGGAATGCGATTCCAGGTCCCGTATATACCCTTTCAGTTGCATCAGATGGCTGCACCATTTGCAACCTGTGTTGTTCCTTCCCTGCTGATTCCTAGGCTTGATTCCACATTGATCAGTAATCCGATTTCAGGAGAGCCTACCACCTACCAAACACTACTTTCATCAACTTTCCTGAATCCCCATCCAGGGATAACTCAG CACGGGGTTTGGGAGCCGAGCACAAATGGAACACTTCTGAGGCCGACGTTGGGAAGCCTGACAGATAACGGTGCTGGTCGTGGACTAGGAGGGGCAGGCACACTGTTCTCCGGTGGAGTCTCCAAGTTTCCAGGCTGCCCAGCGACGATGCCGTTATCAGGAACAAATTTGTCTCCCACATATGGATGA
- the LOC105156356 gene encoding uncharacterized protein LOC105156356 isoform X3: MEVDAGNTGPGPGEGDANLGLEKRRDRLKEKLSTLKELLLDTKSKFDQAALLDEAASRIRSLHSQLQALSSSMGRMHMPIAGYQGLSRTSESGFVGHGIGIEPGMRFQVPYIPFQLHQMAAPFATCVVPSLLIPRLDSTLISNPISGEPTTYQTLLSSTFLNPHPGITQHGVWEPSTNGTLLRPTLGSLTDNGAGRGLGGAGTLFSGGVSKFPGCPATMPLSGTNLSPTYG; the protein is encoded by the exons ATGGAGGTTGACGCGGGGAACACCGGACCTGGGCCTGGGGAAGGAGATGCCAACTTAGGGTTGGAG AAGCGCAGGGATCGcctcaaagaaaaattaagcACACTCAAAGAATTGCTGCTTGACACTAAGTCTAAG TTTGATCAAGCTGCTCTTCTGGACGAGGCCGCTTCACGTATCAGATCTCTACATTCTCAGTTACAG GCGTTATCGTCGTCCATGGGAAGGATGCATATGCCGATTGCTGGATACCAAGGCCTTTCGAGAACAAGTGAATCTGGTTTTGTGGGGCACGGTATTGGCATTGAGCCTGGAATGCGATTCCAGGTCCCGTATATACCCTTTCAGTTGCATCAGATGGCTGCACCATTTGCAACCTGTGTTGTTCCTTCCCTGCTGATTCCTAGGCTTGATTCCACATTGATCAGTAATCCGATTTCAGGAGAGCCTACCACCTACCAAACACTACTTTCATCAACTTTCCTGAATCCCCATCCAGGGATAACTCAG CACGGGGTTTGGGAGCCGAGCACAAATGGAACACTTCTGAGGCCGACGTTGGGAAGCCTGACAGATAACGGTGCTGGTCGTGGACTAGGAGGGGCAGGCACACTGTTCTCCGGTGGAGTCTCCAAGTTTCCAGGCTGCCCAGCGACGATGCCGTTATCAGGAACAAATTTGTCTCCCACATATGGATGA
- the LOC105156357 gene encoding transcription factor bHLH119-like encodes MSNQEIFISTTTTSQPPNCDSYVVVPENFDDFSNILSLLSDDGELQPVPMSSSMPLVQTGEPSFGRKKTTHAFDESSPDHPRIQEGTSDDQGTGVARRRQLRRRTHSKLHASSERKRRDRLREKLTALRELLPNTTSKIDQVTLLDVAASYIQSLQSQLLLLSMGGMLLPRASIPGFGGQGIGLNPGMGFHVPCIPFQFHHMAAPVAPCVFPSVLIPKLDSTLISNPVPIPKLDSTFISNPVPGEYTAHLTAPSSFLNPHPGITQHEVWQPRTNEMLLRSMWGSMTSTGGGPGLGRQGTPFTNGVYRFPAWLSNLSSMTPSETNLPPTL; translated from the exons ATGagtaatcaagaaatattcaTCAGTACCACTACTACATCACAGCCCCCTAATTGCGACTCATATGTCGTCGTACCCGAAAACTTCGATGACTTTTCCAATATTCTCAGCTTACTGTCTGATGATGGTGAGCTCCAACCCGTCCCGATGTCGTCCAGCATGCCGCTGGTCCAAACGGGAGAACCATCATTTGGTCGTAAAAAGACGACTCATGCGTTTGATGAATCTAGTCCTGATCATCCGAGGATTCAAG AAGGGACGTCTGATGATCAGGGAACAGGAGTAGCAAGGAGGAGGCAATTACGTAGAAGAACCCATTCAAAACTACATGCATCTTCTGAGAGG AAGCGCAGGGATCGGCTGCGGGAAAAATTAACAGCTCTCAGAGAGTTGTTGCCAAACACTACCTCTAAG ATAGATCAAGTTACTCTTCTGGACGTGGCTGCTTCGTATATCCAATCTCTACAATCTCAG CTGTTATTGTTATCGATGGGGGGAATGCTCCTGCCGAGAGCAAGCATACCCGGTTTTGGGGGGCAGGGGATCGGCTTGAATCCTGGAATGGGCTTCCACGTCCCATGTATTCCCTTTCAGTTCCATCACATGGCTGCACCGGTTGCACCCTGTGTTTTTCCTTCGGTGCTGATTCCCAAGCTGGATTCCACCTTGATCAGTAATCCAGTGCCGATTCCCAAGCTGGATTCCACCTTCATCAGTAATCCAGTGCCAGGAGAGTATACGGCCCACCTAACCGCTCCATCAAGTTTCTTGAATCCCCATCCAGGGATAACTCAG CACGAGGTTTGGCAGCCGAGAACAAATGAGATGCTTCTTAGATCAATGTGGGGATCCATGACTAGTACCGGTGGTGGTCCTGGACTAGGAAGGCAAGGCACACCTTTCACCAATGGAGTCTACAGGTTTCCAGCCTGGCTGTCTAATCTCAGCTCAATGACACCATCAGAAACGAATTTACCTCCCACATTGTGA
- the LOC105156731 gene encoding reticulon-like protein B9 — protein sequence MPIYSSDSDDVPAPPKRLFGREKPLHALLGGGKVADVLLWRNRNLSAAILIGFTVIWFLFEVVEYNFVTLLCHISIITMLIVFVWSTGAGLIDWNPPDPRALTIPESTVRWLFTKFNRILLRFYDVSSGRDLKTFILAIAFLWILSGIGNYFSSLNLLYTGFLCLITLPALYERYQDEVDYLAGKGSRDMKKLYKKLDSKFLNKIPRGPVKEKKKF from the exons ATGCCCATTTATTCCTCGGATTCCGATGATGTTCCTGCACCTCCTAAAAGGTTGTTCGGTCGTGAGAAGCCTTTGCATGCTCTTCTTGGAGGAGGAAAAG TGGCGGACGTATTACTATGGAGGAACAGGAACTTATCAGCAGCAATACTAATTGGATTCACGGTTATATGGTTTCTGTTCGAAGTCGTggaatataattttgtcacTCTTCTATGTCATATTTCCATAATTACGATGTTAATCGTGTTTGTCTGGTCAACCGGAGCAGGCCTAATTGATTG GAATCCACCTGATCCACGAGCACTCACAATACCAGAATCCACTGTCCGATGGCTGTTTACCAAATTCAACAGGATACTGTTAAGGTTCTATGATGTTTCATCTGGAAGAGATTTGAAGACATTCATTCTG GCCATCGCCTTCCTGTGGATACTTTCAGGAATCGGAAACTACTTCAGCTCCCTGAATCTGTTATATACAG GGTTTTTATGTCTGATAACTCTTCCAGCGTTATATGAGCGATACCAGGACGAGGTGGATTATCTTGCAGGCAAGGGGAGCCGAGATATGAAGAAACTGTACAAGAAACTCGACTCCAAATTTCTTAACAAGATTCCAAGAGGACCtgtgaaagaaaagaagaaattctga
- the LOC105156358 gene encoding uncharacterized protein LOC105156358, whose translation MGVSVPILAITISLHLLAFVLAVGAERRRSTAKVRPDEYDEKTYCAYATDASTVYGLTAFGLLLIAQALINGVTKCLCFGRGMMGGRSTTCAVFFFIFSWVSFLAAEACLLAGSARNAYHTKYRAIFHVEHLSCATLRKGVFAAGAALTLVAMAASTLYYWSHSKADTGGWEKHHNEGLGMTSSNFTENQHELKDSQSGKV comes from the exons ATGGGAGTTTCTGTTCCCATTCTTGCAATCACCATCTCCCTTCACCTCCTTGCTTTTGTACTTGCTGTCGGTGCTGAACGCCGCCGTAGCACG GCAAAGGTGCGGCCGGATGAGTACGATGAGAAGACATACTGTGCGTACGCGACGGACGCGTCGACGGTGTACGGATTGACGGCATTTGGCCTGCTGTTGATTGCCCAAGCTTTGATTAACGGCGTTACTAAGTGCTTGTGTTTCGGGAGAGGGATGATGGGTGGCAGGTCTACTACTTGCgctgttttcttcttcattttctcgTG GGTTAGCTTTCTTGCTGCAGAGGCATGCTTATTAGCAGGATCAGCTAGAAATGCTTACCACACAAAATATCGAGCAATTTTTCATGTGGAGCACTTGTCATGTGCCACTCTTCGTAAGGGTGTCTTTGCTGCTGGTGCTGCCCTAACATTAGTAGCAATGGCGGCTTCCACTTTGTATTACTGGAGCCATTCCAAGGCTGACACAGGTGGATGGGAAAAGCACCACAATGAAGGACTTGGGATGACCTCTTCAAATTTTACAGAGAATCAACACGAGCTGAAGGACAGTCAATCTGGAAAAGTCTGA
- the LOC105156732 gene encoding uncharacterized protein LOC105156732, whose translation MTADLSAILPRVLIVSRRTVRKNKFVDFVGEYHLDLIVNYGAAPVIVPRVSGVHMLLDSFEPIHGVLLCEGEDIDPSLYDAELTGLSEEDIEEIRKLHASDTAIDREKDSIELRLAKLCLERNIPYLGICRGSQILNVACGGTLYQDIETELSKKCAAEENKVVHMNYENYDGHRHVVTLVENTPLHEWFKDSLENGKMEISVNSYHHQGVKRLAHRFVPMAFAPDGLIEGFYDPDAYNPDEGKFIMGLQFHPERMRDQECDVFDYPGCAAAYREFVKAVTAYEKRLRGSTNVSKRLKFEGELEKKKRSIVRSFSIAKNMYRSGCERFSPNDSELEAGAEFLEANTALSLQQENRLKQMGATVRNASAYINRLQMNDDKEKAARAIMGKMSIEQLSDMVSFYHKMGQMCSEVLERKLKSLMRSEVAAQLC comes from the exons ATGACCGCGGATCTGTCAGCTATCCTCCCTAGGGTTCTTATCGTCTCTCGTCGGACTGTTCGCAAGAACAAGTTTGTTGATTTTGTTG GAGAGTATCATCTTGATCTCATAGTGAACTATGGAGCAGCACCAGTCATCGTGCCGCGAGTCAGCGGAGTTCATATGCTGTTAGACAGCTTTGAGCCTATTCATGGCGTTCTTCTTTGCGAGGGCGAAGACATAGATCCGTCCCTTTATGATGCAGAGCTGACGGGTCTTTCTGAGGAAGATATCGAAGAAATTAGGAAATTACACGCGAGCGACACAGCCATTGATCGAGAGAAAGACTCAATCGAGCTAAGACTGGCGAAGCTTTGTCTGGAGAggaacataccatacttaggCATATGCAGAGGTTCACAGATACTTAATGTAGCCTGTGGGGGGACACTTTATCAGGACATTGAGACAGAACTGTCCAAGAAATGTGCTGCTGAGGAAAACAAGGTGGTTCATATGAACTACGAGAACTATGATGGCCACAGGCATGTTGTCACATTGGTGGAAAATACACCTCTTCATGAATGGTTTAAGGATAGTTTGGAAAATGGGAAAATGGAAATTTCTGTGAATAGTTATCACCACCAGGGCGTGAAGCGGTTAGCTCATCGTTTTGTTCCGATGGCTTTCGCACCTGATGGTCTGATTGAAGGATTTTACGACCCTGATGCATATAATCCTGATGAAGGGAAGTTCATCATGGGGCTTCAGTTTCATCCAGAACGCATGAGAGATCAAGAATGTGATGTCTTTGATTATCCGGGATGTGCAGCTGCATACCGG GAATTCGTGAAAGCTGTGACAGCTTATGAGAAAAGGCTCAGAGGCTCAACAAATGTTTCGAAGCGTTTGAAATTCGAAGGGGaattggagaagaagaagaggagtaTAGTACGAAGTTTCTCGATTGCAAAGAACATGTATAGAAGTGGATGCGAAAGGTTTTCGCCCAACGACTCTGAACTTGAAGCCGGAGCTGAGTTTCTTGAG GCGAATACAGCGTTAAGCCTGCAGCAAGAGAACAGACTGAAGCAGATGGGGGCAACGGTAAGAAACGCCTCAGCCTACATCAACAGATTGCAGATGAACGATGACAAGGAGAAGGCTGCAAGAGCTATAATGGGGAAAATGTCGATTGAGCAGTTGTCGGACATGGTGTCCTTTTACCACAAGATGGGGCAGATGTGCTCTGAGGTGTTGGAGAGGAAGCTTAAGAGCCTCATGAGGAGTGAAGTTGCTGCTCAATTGTGTTAA
- the LOC105156360 gene encoding uncharacterized protein LOC105156360, with translation MLGAGLQFNRSRNGEDRFYSAARARLSQDYLRRAQSDVTSSRSRGRSDEPPLEKSKAEVPASPPVSESSPLCNLERFLESVTPTVPAQYLSKMTVRSWRTCDVEFQPFFVLSDLWESFKEWSAYGVGVPIILNDRDGVVQYYVPYLSGLQLYADPSKSTAKLRRLGEESDGESFRDSSSEGSSDSEQDRGGLNYSREQLNYLQTSDISLRVDKLSLREQHLAFQEGFSSDECESGNPHGCLLFEYLERDQPYCREPLANKIADLAVHFPELKTLRSCDLLPSSWISVAWYPIYRIPTGPTLRDLDACFLTFHSLHTPMTGSEVMHPPVVTYPAESDGVPQISLPVFGLASYKYKGSLWTPNTGHQRQLASSLLQAADNWLTLLQVNHPDFSFFCRR, from the exons ATGTTGGGGGCAGGGTTGCAGTTCAATAGGAGTAGAAATGGCGAGGATCGGTTTTACAGCGCGGCGAGGGCTCGCCTGAGTCAAGATTATTTGCGGAGGGCTCAGAGTGACGTCACCTCGAGCCGTTCGAGGGGCCGGTCTGATGAGCCGCCGCTTGAAAAGTCGAAGGCGGAGGTTCCGGCTTCACCGCCGGTGTCAGAATCATCGCCTTTGTGTAATCTGGAGAGGTTCTTGGAATCAGTCACGCCTACGGTACCAGCGCAGTATTTATCCAag ATGACAGTGAGGAGTTGGAGAACTTGTGATGTAGAGTTTCAGCCCTTCTTCGTGCTAAGTGATTTATGGGAATCATTCAAGGAATGGAGTGCTTATGGTGTTGGAGTTCCTATAATATTGAACGACCGTGATGGCGTGGTTCAGTATTATGTACCTTATTTGTCTGGGCTACAACTGTACGCTGACCCATCAAAGAGTACCGCAAAATTAAG GCGACTTGGTGAAGAAAGTGATGGTGAATCTTTTAGGGATTCTAGTAGTGAAGGAAGCAGTGATAGTGAACAAGATAGGGGTGGCTTGAATTATTCTAGGGAGCAACTGAACTATCTCCAAACAAGTGATATTTCGCTTAGAGTAGATAAGTTGTCATTGAGAGAGCAGCATTTGGCATTTCAAGAAGGGTTTTCTAGTGATGAATGTGAATCTGGAAATCCACATGGTTGCTTGTTGTTTGAGTATCTTGAACGTGACCAACCGTATTGTAGGGAACCTCTGGCAAACAAg ATAGCTGATCTCGCGGTCCATTTCCCCGAACTGAAAACACTTAGGAGTTGCGATCTACTTCCATCTAGTTGGATTTCTGTTGCATG GTACCCCATTTACAGAATACCGACGGGACCAACTCTAAGAGATCTTGATGCTTGCTTTCTGACCTTCCATTCTCTTCATACACCAATGACAG GAAGCGAAGTCATGCATCCTCCAGTTGTGACGTACCCAGCTGAGAGCGATGGCGTTCCACAGATTTCACTTCCAGTATTTGGCCTTgcttcatataaatataaagggTCACTATGGACTCCAAATACAGGACATCAGCGCCAGTTGGCAAGCTCTCTCTTGCAAGCTGCCGATAATTGGCTAACTTTACTACAGGTCAATCACCCTGATTTCAGTTTCTTCTGCCGTAGGTAG